A DNA window from Deltaproteobacteria bacterium contains the following coding sequences:
- a CDS encoding SDR family oxidoreductase, producing MNFKGRIAVITGASRGIGKAVALTLAEKGCAVGLIARTESTLAQTAKECRAFGSQVFALPVDLESPAAAVEGLRLLVRELGGLDILINNAGTSASGSIEDLSLDDYDQVINLNLRSVMALCKQSIPDLKKSKNGAIINIASIAGHLTYPGGTAYATSKHALRAFTGCLFDDIREHGIKVSAVSPGYVNTDLVSSPKLDANKMIQTQDIVDAIIYLLNASPTVCPTEITLRPQLAPYI from the coding sequence ATGAATTTTAAAGGTCGTATCGCAGTCATCACCGGAGCAAGCCGCGGCATCGGTAAAGCCGTCGCTTTGACGCTTGCCGAAAAAGGCTGCGCTGTGGGACTTATAGCGCGGACTGAATCCACACTCGCTCAAACAGCAAAAGAGTGCCGGGCATTTGGCTCGCAAGTCTTCGCACTTCCTGTTGACCTTGAAAGCCCTGCTGCCGCCGTTGAAGGTCTAAGGTTACTGGTTCGTGAACTCGGTGGACTTGATATTCTCATTAACAATGCGGGCACCAGCGCCTCTGGCTCTATCGAAGACCTATCACTCGACGATTACGACCAAGTGATCAACTTGAATCTAAGAAGCGTCATGGCGCTTTGTAAACAGTCGATACCCGATCTCAAAAAATCAAAGAACGGTGCGATTATTAACATCGCTTCCATTGCTGGGCACTTAACCTACCCCGGCGGTACAGCATACGCCACCAGCAAACATGCGTTACGAGCGTTTACGGGTTGTCTCTTTGATGACATCCGAGAACATGGCATCAAGGTATCAGCCGTGTCGCCGGGCTACGTCAACACCGATTTGGTGAGTAGCCCCAAGCTAGACGCAAATAAAATGATTCAAACCCAGGATATCGTGGATGCTATTATCTATCTTCTCAATGCATCCCCAACCGTGTGTCCAACGGAAATCACTTTACGACCACAGCTCGCGCCTTACATTTAA
- a CDS encoding 3-keto-5-aminohexanoate cleavage protein, protein MSETNRPAIITCAVTGVLTNPKQHPVPVTPEEMAAACFEAYQAGATIVHVHFRMQHEGLGHLPCWDPVVAKEICDAIREKVPGIIINMSTGVFGNDISGPVDCLASVKPEYAACNSGSMNYLKLKSDKNWAWPPMLFDNPVEKISKFLDAMDEHDTRPEFECFDAGHIRSVTMFHENGLAKNPSYNFVMGVASGMPLDAEWLPMLLPLKSPDALWQVTAIGRQNVWPVHRRTAELGGNLRSGLEDTFYLPDGSRATSNGQLIEALAKCAKEAGREVSTLKQTREILGFS, encoded by the coding sequence ATGTCTGAAACCAACCGTCCCGCTATCATCACATGTGCCGTGACAGGTGTTTTGACTAACCCAAAGCAACACCCGGTTCCTGTAACACCTGAAGAAATGGCCGCGGCATGTTTCGAGGCTTATCAAGCGGGAGCAACCATCGTTCACGTTCACTTTCGCATGCAACACGAAGGCCTCGGTCACCTTCCTTGCTGGGACCCAGTGGTCGCAAAAGAAATCTGTGACGCTATCCGTGAAAAAGTTCCCGGAATCATCATCAATATGTCGACTGGTGTTTTCGGCAACGACATCTCCGGTCCCGTTGATTGCTTAGCATCTGTTAAACCTGAATATGCTGCATGTAACTCGGGCAGCATGAATTACCTCAAGCTAAAGAGCGACAAAAATTGGGCTTGGCCACCGATGCTCTTCGACAATCCTGTAGAGAAAATCTCCAAGTTTCTCGACGCAATGGATGAGCATGACACACGACCCGAATTTGAATGTTTTGATGCCGGGCACATTCGCTCAGTAACGATGTTCCATGAAAATGGACTGGCCAAAAATCCAAGTTACAACTTCGTGATGGGTGTTGCCTCAGGAATGCCTCTCGACGCTGAGTGGCTCCCCATGCTTCTCCCGCTTAAGTCACCCGATGCTCTTTGGCAGGTCACTGCTATTGGTCGTCAGAATGTATGGCCCGTCCATAGACGAACAGCGGAACTCGGCGGTAACTTGCGAAGCGGCCTTGAAGATACTTTCTACCTCCCAGATGGCAGCCGTGCCACAAGCAATGGTCAGCTCATCGAAGCCTTGGCTAAGTGTGCTAAAGAGGCAGGACGCGAAGTCTCCACTCTGAAGCAAACCCGCGAAATCCTTGGCTTTTCATAA
- a CDS encoding 4a-hydroxytetrahydrobiopterin dehydratase produces MPCVEGDANTPPVRGDQAQKLLGELGNGWKISGTGHLEKIFVFKNFVEAISFANQVGDIAEEQRHHPDLHIGWGRCGVEIWTHTIGGLSESDFYLAAKVNRAHNQMVKASESNQGE; encoded by the coding sequence ATGCCCTGTGTCGAGGGTGATGCTAACACACCTCCGGTCCGCGGTGATCAAGCCCAAAAGCTCCTTGGAGAGTTGGGTAATGGTTGGAAAATAAGCGGAACGGGGCATCTCGAGAAAATCTTCGTCTTCAAAAATTTCGTTGAGGCAATAAGCTTCGCAAATCAAGTTGGTGATATCGCTGAAGAGCAACGTCATCATCCAGATCTTCACATTGGTTGGGGCCGATGTGGGGTCGAAATATGGACTCATACCATCGGCGGCTTGTCAGAAAGTGATTTCTACCTAGCGGCCAAGGTCAATAGAGCACATAATCAAATGGTGAAGGCATCCGAGTCGAATCAGGGGGAATAA
- a CDS encoding DUF1802 family protein, producing MLPESYAYGVKEWAVVVEAIRSGKQCYLLKKGGLTEPDHPEFERPSGMFGLIPTWAKQLPIHLRSESCRDFADQVTGDDTTDTFSISTVVDITEQVVLSNPIRAHRLWDCHVWRADYLTERINTRPEVPLHLLFVRAYNLPTPIEVKRAETFNDTRHWISLEQNASLDQAQVVLKDPEYKRETRIVREKLNA from the coding sequence ATGCTTCCAGAATCATACGCCTATGGCGTAAAAGAATGGGCTGTAGTCGTTGAAGCCATCCGTAGCGGAAAGCAGTGCTACCTCTTAAAAAAAGGTGGCCTCACGGAGCCCGACCATCCTGAGTTTGAAAGACCCAGTGGAATGTTTGGTCTCATTCCAACATGGGCCAAGCAGTTACCGATTCACCTTCGCTCCGAAAGCTGCCGAGACTTCGCCGACCAAGTCACGGGAGATGATACTACCGATACTTTCTCGATCTCGACTGTTGTAGATATTACCGAGCAAGTGGTGCTCAGTAACCCAATCCGCGCGCACAGGCTTTGGGACTGTCATGTGTGGAGAGCGGACTACCTAACGGAACGCATCAACACCCGCCCAGAGGTTCCGCTTCATCTTCTCTTCGTAAGGGCATACAATCTGCCAACACCGATTGAAGTGAAACGCGCAGAAACGTTCAATGATACTCGGCATTGGATTTCGCTTGAGCAAAACGCTTCCCTGGACCAGGCACAAGTGGTGCTCAAGGATCCTGAATACAAGCGTGAAACAAGAATTGTAAGAGAGAAGCTAAACGCATAA
- the sufT gene encoding putative Fe-S cluster assembly protein SufT, giving the protein MVDLVTLREARIELSRDIVAVEVPAGIEVTLVAGTSVTIAQELGGDFTLKNPLGYMYRVSGMDADALGKEVPVEALPPNLSEGEVTEEVIWEQLRKCYDPEIPVNIAELGLIYEVSVKPSSPTTNVFIQMSLTAPGCGMGQVLMDDVKRKVEQIPKVNASVELTFDPPWTPERMSEEARLTTGLM; this is encoded by the coding sequence ATGGTTGATCTGGTCACATTACGAGAAGCACGCATTGAACTCAGCCGAGACATCGTGGCGGTTGAAGTTCCAGCAGGAATAGAGGTGACACTGGTTGCCGGAACGTCGGTCACGATTGCCCAGGAGCTGGGCGGTGATTTTACGCTCAAGAATCCACTCGGATACATGTACCGCGTGTCGGGTATGGATGCCGATGCACTGGGCAAAGAAGTGCCAGTTGAAGCCTTACCGCCAAACTTAAGCGAAGGGGAAGTCACGGAAGAAGTGATTTGGGAACAGCTTAGAAAATGTTACGACCCAGAGATTCCCGTGAACATCGCTGAACTTGGTTTAATTTACGAAGTGTCAGTGAAGCCATCTTCGCCCACCACCAACGTATTTATTCAAATGAGTTTAACGGCTCCTGGCTGCGGAATGGGCCAAGTATTGATGGACGATGTGAAGCGTAAAGTGGAGCAAATTCCAAAAGTGAATGCCAGTGTAGAGCTGACGTTCGACCCGCCATGGACGCCAGAGAGAATGTCTGAAGAGGCCCGGCTGACCACCGGTCTCATGTAG
- a CDS encoding cysteine desulfurase, which translates to MDIEKIRRDFPVLKRLVHDKPLVYLDNAATAQTPKCVMDTVEEFYGLERANIHRGIHYLSDAATTRYEEARESIRKFINAPKIEEVLFVRGTTEGINLVASSFGEAFVSEGDEIIISEMEHHSNIVPWQMLCERKGAHLKVIPVDDAGDLRMDVYESLLNERTRLVAVAHVSNTLGTVNPAKELVEKAHAVGAKILLDGAQATPHQAVDVQELGCDFYVFSGHKVYGPTGVGILWGRSELLDAMPPYHGGGSMIERVTFEKTTYNTIPHKFEAGTPHIAGGIALGTAVDYLMGIGMDVVAAHEATLTQATNELLSGFDELRQIGTTSGKAAVFSFVMEGAHPNDIGTILDREGIAIRTGHHCTQPLLVRYGVTATARASFGLYNSLDEVAALGRGLEKVMRMFA; encoded by the coding sequence ATGGATATCGAGAAGATACGCCGCGACTTTCCTGTCTTGAAGCGTTTGGTTCATGACAAGCCACTTGTTTATCTAGACAACGCGGCGACGGCTCAGACTCCCAAGTGCGTGATGGATACGGTTGAAGAATTTTATGGCCTGGAGCGAGCGAATATTCACCGCGGAATTCATTATCTAAGCGACGCTGCAACGACGCGTTACGAAGAAGCCCGAGAGAGCATTCGGAAGTTTATCAACGCTCCGAAAATTGAGGAAGTGCTCTTTGTTCGTGGAACGACGGAGGGTATCAACCTCGTCGCATCGAGCTTTGGAGAAGCTTTTGTGAGCGAAGGGGATGAGATCATCATCTCCGAAATGGAGCACCATAGTAACATCGTCCCATGGCAAATGCTCTGCGAGCGTAAGGGTGCTCACTTAAAAGTCATCCCTGTTGATGATGCCGGCGACCTTCGCATGGATGTGTATGAAAGCCTGTTGAACGAGCGTACGCGCCTCGTAGCCGTAGCTCATGTTTCTAACACATTAGGGACAGTTAATCCGGCTAAGGAACTTGTTGAAAAGGCTCATGCGGTTGGCGCGAAGATTTTACTAGATGGCGCTCAGGCAACACCTCACCAAGCGGTTGATGTTCAGGAGCTTGGTTGTGATTTTTACGTCTTCTCCGGTCACAAGGTTTATGGGCCTACGGGCGTTGGTATTTTGTGGGGCCGCTCCGAGCTTCTAGATGCAATGCCGCCTTATCATGGTGGTGGTTCCATGATCGAGCGAGTGACTTTCGAGAAAACCACTTACAATACGATTCCTCATAAATTTGAGGCAGGTACCCCACATATCGCTGGTGGTATTGCCCTGGGAACAGCGGTTGATTACCTAATGGGTATTGGGATGGACGTGGTGGCCGCACATGAGGCGACTCTCACCCAAGCCACGAATGAACTGTTATCGGGATTCGATGAGCTTCGGCAAATAGGGACCACGTCTGGGAAGGCGGCAGTGTTTAGCTTTGTCATGGAAGGGGCGCACCCGAATGATATCGGGACGATTCTTGATCGCGAGGGTATCGCTATTCGTACAGGTCATCACTGTACGCAGCCACTCTTGGTTCGTTATGGAGTAACAGCAACCGCTCGTGCTTCATTTGGGCTTTATAACTCTTTGGATGAAGTAGCAGCTTTAGGACGTGGGCTTGAAAAAGTCATGCGTATGTTTGCCTGA